A region of Streptomyces paludis DNA encodes the following proteins:
- a CDS encoding DEAD/DEAH box helicase — protein MAPDPPSPALVRCAAVFLPAGLPRDGKVAFWSPEGDPPPAADQELTVVRSHGAGVRRRTVPAVLLSVTDAFPLLARARHDRSAHPAAACWGAAALHALQLTARGRLLPGLTASDHDAWRAGPLDADDIAQLRAIAAAMPPEAHAVPLPAERPLRLPDPEALVRAFLDAVADSLPRTPAAEHAAGAPFAARAGQHLPGARTWAAEAAAGMDAGVRVSLRLDLSAYELFDHEETAPGAADGDSARRAGAALVQIHSLADPTLVIDATALWAGGGAETFGPRARIDAMLALRRAARVWTPLARLLERDVPDALPLSEDELYELLGPGAARLAAAGVAVHWPRELARTLTAAAVVRPAPGSATDGTLFFDSAELLKFNWQLALDGDPLTEGEMDALAEAHRPIVRLRDQWVVVDPALVRKARKRELGLLEPVDALAVALTGTADVDGETVRAVPTGALAALRDRLVDGPAAVPQPPALAATLRDYQLRGLAWLDLMTSLGLGGCLADDMGLGKTITLIALHLHRARPAPTLVVCPASLLGNWQREITRFAPGVPVHRYHGAGRTLDAVTDGFVLTTYGTMRGSADILAGHAWGMVVADEAQHVKNPFSSTAKALRTIPAPARIALTGTPVENNLSELWALLDWTTPGLLGPLKAFRARHARVVENVENAKSADIKDLANEEAVERLARLVRPFLLRRRKSDPGIVPELPPKTETDHPVALTREQASLYEAVVRETMAAIAAAEGIARRGLVMKLLTALKQICNHPAQYLKEDTDRGTARLTGRSGKLALLDELLDTILTEDGSVLIFTQYVSLARLLSAHLTARAIPSQLLHGGTPVQERERMVDRFQSGEVPVFVLSLKAAGTGLNLTRAGHVVHFDRWWNPAVEEQATDRAYRIGQTQPVQVHRLIAEGTVEDRIAEMLASKRALADAVLGSGEAALTELTDRELRDLVSLRRTS, from the coding sequence CCGCCGTGCTGCTGTCCGTCACCGACGCCTTCCCGCTGCTGGCCCGGGCCCGGCACGACAGATCCGCCCATCCCGCCGCCGCGTGCTGGGGCGCCGCCGCGCTGCACGCGCTCCAGCTCACCGCGCGCGGCCGGCTGCTCCCCGGCCTCACCGCCTCCGACCACGACGCCTGGCGGGCCGGGCCGCTCGACGCCGACGACATCGCGCAGCTCAGAGCCATCGCCGCCGCCATGCCGCCCGAGGCACACGCCGTACCGCTCCCCGCGGAACGCCCGCTGCGGCTGCCCGACCCCGAAGCGCTCGTACGGGCGTTCCTGGACGCCGTGGCCGACTCCCTGCCGCGCACCCCGGCCGCCGAGCACGCCGCGGGCGCCCCGTTCGCGGCCCGCGCCGGACAGCATCTCCCGGGCGCCCGGACCTGGGCGGCCGAGGCGGCGGCCGGTATGGACGCCGGGGTCCGCGTCTCACTGCGGCTCGACCTGTCCGCGTACGAGCTGTTCGACCACGAGGAGACCGCGCCGGGAGCGGCCGACGGGGACAGCGCCCGGCGCGCCGGGGCCGCCCTCGTCCAGATCCACAGCCTGGCCGACCCCACGCTGGTCATCGACGCCACGGCCCTGTGGGCCGGCGGGGGCGCCGAGACCTTCGGACCGCGCGCCCGGATCGACGCCATGCTCGCGCTGCGCCGCGCGGCCCGCGTCTGGACGCCGCTCGCCCGGCTGCTGGAGCGGGACGTCCCCGACGCGCTGCCGCTCTCCGAGGACGAGCTGTACGAGCTGCTCGGCCCCGGCGCCGCCCGGCTGGCCGCGGCGGGCGTCGCCGTGCACTGGCCCCGGGAGCTGGCCCGTACGCTGACCGCCGCCGCGGTCGTCCGGCCCGCGCCCGGCTCCGCGACGGACGGCACCCTCTTCTTCGACAGCGCCGAACTGCTGAAGTTCAACTGGCAGCTGGCGCTCGACGGGGACCCCCTCACCGAGGGGGAGATGGACGCGCTCGCCGAGGCGCACCGCCCGATCGTGCGGCTGCGCGACCAGTGGGTGGTGGTCGACCCCGCCCTCGTCCGCAAGGCGCGCAAACGCGAACTGGGCCTGCTGGAGCCGGTCGACGCGCTGGCGGTGGCCCTCACCGGCACCGCCGACGTGGACGGCGAGACGGTGCGGGCCGTGCCGACGGGCGCGCTCGCGGCCCTGCGCGACCGGCTCGTCGACGGGCCCGCCGCCGTTCCCCAGCCGCCCGCCCTCGCCGCCACCCTCCGGGACTACCAGCTGCGCGGGCTGGCCTGGCTCGACCTGATGACCTCGCTCGGCCTCGGCGGCTGCCTCGCGGACGACATGGGCCTGGGCAAGACCATCACCCTCATCGCCCTGCACCTGCACCGCGCCCGGCCCGCGCCGACCCTGGTCGTCTGCCCCGCCTCCCTCCTCGGCAACTGGCAGCGCGAGATCACCCGCTTCGCGCCGGGCGTCCCCGTACACCGCTACCACGGCGCCGGGCGCACCCTCGACGCCGTCACGGACGGCTTCGTCCTCACCACGTACGGCACGATGCGCGGCAGCGCCGACATCCTGGCCGGGCACGCCTGGGGCATGGTCGTCGCCGACGAGGCGCAGCACGTGAAGAACCCGTTCTCGTCCACCGCCAAGGCGCTGCGCACCATCCCGGCGCCCGCCAGGATCGCGCTCACCGGCACCCCCGTGGAGAACAACCTCTCCGAGCTGTGGGCGCTGCTCGACTGGACCACGCCCGGGCTGCTCGGCCCCCTCAAGGCGTTCCGGGCCCGCCACGCGCGCGTCGTGGAGAACGTGGAGAACGCCAAGAGCGCCGACATCAAGGACCTGGCGAACGAGGAGGCGGTGGAGCGGCTCGCCCGGCTGGTCAGACCGTTCCTGCTGCGCAGGAGGAAGTCCGACCCCGGCATCGTGCCCGAGCTGCCCCCGAAGACCGAGACCGACCATCCCGTCGCCCTCACCCGCGAACAGGCGTCCCTGTACGAGGCGGTCGTCCGCGAGACGATGGCGGCCATCGCGGCGGCCGAGGGCATCGCGCGCCGCGGACTGGTGATGAAACTGCTCACCGCCCTCAAACAGATCTGCAACCACCCCGCGCAGTATCTGAAGGAGGACACGGACCGGGGCACGGCCCGGCTCACCGGCCGCTCCGGCAAGCTCGCCCTCCTCGACGAGCTGCTCGACACGATCCTCACCGAGGACGGCTCGGTCCTGATCTTCACCCAGTACGTGTCGCTGGCGCGGCTGCTCTCCGCCCATCTCACGGCCCGCGCGATCCCCTCCCAGCTGCTCCACGGCGGCACGCCCGTCCAGGAGCGCGAGCGCATGGTGGACCGCTTCCAGTCCGGCGAGGTCCCCGTCTTCGTCCTCTCGCTGAAAGCGGCCGGCACCGGCCTCAACCTGACCCGGGCCGGCCATGTCGTCCACTTCGACCGCTGGTGGAACCCGGCCGTGGAGGAGCAGGCCACGGACCGCGCCTACCGCATCGGCCAGACCCAGCCCGTCCAGGTCCACCGGCTGATCGCGGAGGGCACGGTCGAGGACCGGATCGCCGAGATGCTCGCCTCCAAGCGGGCGCTGGCCGACGCCGTCCTCGGCTCGGGCGAGGCCGCCCTCACCGAGCTGACCGACCGTGAACTGCGCGACCTGGTCTCCCTGCGGAGGACGTCATGA